In Nomascus leucogenys isolate Asia chromosome 11, Asia_NLE_v1, whole genome shotgun sequence, the following proteins share a genomic window:
- the RTP2 gene encoding receptor-transporting protein 2, producing the protein MCTSLTTCEWKKVFYEKMEVAKPADSWELIIDPNLKPSELAPGWKQYLEQHASGRFHCSWCWHTWQSAHVVILFHMHLDRARRMGSVRMRVFKQLCYECGTARLDESSMLEENIEGLVDNLITSLREQCYEEDGGQYRIHVAGRPDSGPHCAEFCEACQEGIVHWKPSEKLLEEEATAYTSEASKPRAQAGSGYNFLSLRWCLFWASLCLLVVYLQFCFRSLAFL; encoded by the exons ATGTGTACCAGCTTGACCACTTGTGAGTGGAAGAAAGTCTTCTATGAGAAGATGGAGGTGGCAAAGCCAGCGGACAGCTGGGAGCTCATCATAGACCCCAACCTCAAGCCCAGTGAGCTGGCCCCTGGCTGGAAGCAGTACCTGGAGCAGCACGCCTCAGGCAG GTTCCACTGCTCCTGGTGCTGGCACACCTGGCAGTCTGCCCACGTGGTCATCCTCTTCCATATGCATCTGGACCGTGCCCGAAGGATGGGCTCGGTGCGCATGCGCGTCTTCAAGCAGCTGTGCTATGAGTGCGGCACGGCGCGGCTGGACGAGTCCAGCATGCTGGAGGAGAACATCGAGGGCCTGGTGGACAACCTCATCACCAGCCTGCGCGAGCAGTGCTACGAGGAGGACGGTGGCCAGTACCGCATCCACGTGGCCGGCCGCCCGGACAGCGGGCCGCATTGTGCAGAGTTCTGTGAGGCCTGCCAGGAGGGCATCGTGCACTGGAAGCCCAGCGAGAAGCTGCTGGAGGAGGAGGCGACCGCCTACACCTCTGAAGCCTCCAAGCCGAGGGCCCAGGCGGGATCCGGCTACAACTTCTTGTCTCTTCGCTGGTGCCTCTTCTGGGCCTCTCTCTGCCTGCTCGTTGTCTACCTGCAGTTCTGCTTCCGCAGTCTTGCCTTCCTTTAG